From one Dermacentor andersoni chromosome 1, qqDerAnde1_hic_scaffold, whole genome shotgun sequence genomic stretch:
- the LOC126543383 gene encoding uncharacterized protein has product MRTAVLFVAVCALLETTSAGVGGGGGVPQYLGAGGGGLGGQGAVLGPSQAANLAAALGGGFNGGLGGAGLLGAGGQFIAAPNGQGVSVPAPVATPIASVTFLKQPVVNLRYVTKPVIKYVKHPVATVHHAIRPVVRVGQAAGGISLNGHGLAGFTSALGGGAAALNGLSGAKANALKAQTYAAGANAAAGPANAGGLGALVGPAHFGPGLHGRALLGPGVDGHVLGGHGGPALGGPGLGTIGLHHLAMNNLGLHGLGGFGGHGLGGPVFAGLGGPGLVGIGVRHPALLGVGLGNVGYKGGPAFKNGLGNTGGGDGGTTLLGALGADGVDGAVAAIRTAHNLSPTVAVKSGGRHF; this is encoded by the exons ATGAGAACTGCC GTGCTTTTCGTCGCCGTCTGCGCGCTCCTGGAAACGACTTCTGCGGGAGTCGGTGGCGGAGGCGGAGTGCCACAGTACCTGGGAGCGGGAGGAGGCGGCCTCGGTGGTCAGGGCGCTGTCTTGGGGCCCAGTCAAGCAGCGAATCTGGCAGCCGCTCTGGGCGGTGGTTTCAACGGGGGCCTCGGAGGAGCTGGTCTGCTTGGGGCAGGAGGCCAGTTCATAGCAGCGCCAAATGGACAGGGAGTTTCCGTTCCTGCACCAGTGGCCACACCGATCGCTTCCGTTACATTCTTGAAGCAGCCTGTCGTAAACCTACGGTATGTGACAAAGCCCGTCATAAAGTATGTCAAGCACCCAGTGGCCACTGTCCATCACGCCATTAGACCGGTTGTCCGTGTAGGCCAAGCTGCTGGCGGAATTAGCCTTAACGGGCATGGCCTGGCTGGCTTCACCTCAGCGCTCGGCGGTGGCGCGGCAGCGCTCAACGGCCTCAGTGGGGCCAAAGCGAACGCACTGAAGGCGCAGACGTACGCCGCTGGTGCCAATGCTGCGGCTGGGCCAGCTAATGCTGGTGGTCTTGGAGCGCTCGTAGGTCCCGCACATTTCGGTCCAGGCCTTCACGGGCGCGCTCTTTTGGGTCCCGGTGTGGATGGCCACGTTTTGGGAGGACATGGGGGACCAGCGCTGGGAGGACCAGGACTTGGAACCATAGGCCTACATCATTTGGCCATGAACAACTTGGGTCTTCATGGTCTCGGTGGTTTCGGCGGCCACGGACTCGGAGGACCAGTGTTCGCAGGCCTCGGCGGACCTGGACTTGTAGGTATCGGTGTGCGTCACCCGGCTCTACTTGGCGTCGGGCTGGGCAACGTTGGTTACAAAGGTGGCCCCGCGTTTAAGAACGGCCTCGGAAACACAGGAGGTGGTGACGGCGGCACCACTCTCCTTGGTGCGCTCGGCGCGGACGGTGTAGACGGCGCCGTCGCAGCTATCAGGACGGCGCACAATTTATCTCCAACTGTGGCCGTTAAGTCGGGAGGAAGGCATTTTTAA